One stretch of Akkermansia sp. RCC_12PD DNA includes these proteins:
- a CDS encoding dihydrofolate reductase, whose product MSQPVTYTGVVAMASDRGIGYRGALPWHLPDDLKTFKRLTTGHPVLMGRKTYESIGRPLPGRQNIVLTRDPFWTAEGVDVIHSVEELERLSLMDPEVMVIGGAEIFSLMMPLMSRMWISHVREEYPADTWLPPFEDRFPSANLQEQFEGFDLFLHE is encoded by the coding sequence ATGTCACAGCCCGTCACTTACACAGGAGTGGTCGCCATGGCGTCCGACCGCGGCATCGGCTACCGGGGCGCGCTGCCCTGGCATCTGCCGGACGACCTCAAAACCTTCAAGCGCCTCACCACGGGGCATCCCGTTCTGATGGGACGCAAAACCTATGAAAGCATCGGCAGGCCGCTCCCCGGACGGCAGAACATTGTGCTGACCCGCGATCCGTTCTGGACGGCGGAAGGAGTGGACGTCATTCACTCCGTGGAGGAACTGGAGCGTCTGTCCCTGATGGACCCGGAAGTCATGGTCATCGGCGGTGCGGAAATCTTTTCCCTGATGATGCCGCTCATGTCCCGCATGTGGATTTCCCATGTCCGGGAGGAATACCCGGCGGATACGTGGCTACCGCCGTTTGAAGACCGTTTCCCGTCAGCAAATCTTCAGGAACAATTTGAAGGTTTTGATTTGTTTTTGCACGAATAG
- a CDS encoding PEP-CTERM sorting domain-containing protein — protein sequence MKKILSLFMAMMAVSASQAATVLHPDFNYNGYWVYVWNGGENGNWSENNWGVLKNSSQSSLQSGDGYKPINQDPGFIGYDFSVEGGKQTFTSNQTAITVTAGNDLKSCASGIYLGDYVTLNATEWGDYGAFSMHLGTNTQVNFNFDMGVADGTVFDFGQMTGNSLVTIGTAWLGDKTTILKGSYTLAGLTASIDMLHVGFGDGSISNFDGSQLHVMDSDGNTLTYAQDASNLKEGEFGLQYNDGNVQLVAMAVPEPATAVMGLFGLGTLLMRRRRF from the coding sequence ATGAAGAAGATTTTATCGCTGTTCATGGCAATGATGGCCGTTTCCGCCTCTCAGGCGGCTACCGTATTACACCCCGACTTCAATTACAACGGTTACTGGGTTTACGTCTGGAATGGGGGCGAGAATGGAAATTGGTCAGAAAACAACTGGGGTGTCCTTAAAAATTCATCCCAGAGCAGTCTTCAATCAGGAGACGGTTACAAGCCCATCAATCAGGACCCCGGCTTTATTGGGTATGACTTTTCCGTGGAAGGCGGAAAACAGACGTTCACCAGCAACCAGACAGCTATTACCGTTACAGCCGGAAACGATCTGAAAAGTTGTGCATCAGGTATCTATTTGGGAGACTATGTCACCCTTAATGCCACCGAATGGGGAGATTACGGAGCATTTTCCATGCATCTCGGAACCAACACTCAAGTGAATTTCAATTTTGACATGGGTGTTGCGGACGGAACAGTTTTCGACTTCGGACAGATGACCGGAAACAGCCTGGTTACTATTGGAACGGCATGGCTTGGAGATAAAACAACCATTCTGAAGGGCAGTTACACTCTAGCCGGGCTGACTGCTTCCATTGACATGCTACATGTCGGCTTCGGAGACGGTTCCATTTCCAACTTTGACGGTTCCCAATTACATGTAATGGATTCCGACGGCAATACGCTTACTTACGCCCAGGATGCAAGCAACCTCAAGGAAGGCGAATTCGGCCTGCAATACAATGATGGAAATGTTCAACTGGTAGCCATGGCCGTCCCGGAACCCGCAACCGCCGTCATGGGGCTGTTTGGACTCGGCACGCTGTTGATGCGCCGCAGACGGTTCTGA
- a CDS encoding class II aldolase/adducin family protein encodes MSEDWSISPPLPDKVFPWEKYNPVTKEEVDAFFNSPEILVIKERMCDMGRRLWNREYVDGNGGNISVRVAQNLVLCSPTLCSKGFMKVEDICLVDMEGRQKAGIRPSTSEVKTHIAMMKSVGVNSCIHAHPPHCNAFLFAGQVPPSGINPEADIFLGHIPLAPYGTPGSPETAQAVAEVSKQSTVVFMENHGVIAGGRHVEEAEWFMENADAYCRMVLLAGLHKAPLNQVGPEGVADFLAIRKAIGYAVPEGQPLYNTETYAGYKLGKSGK; translated from the coding sequence ATGTCAGAAGACTGGTCAATCTCCCCGCCCCTCCCGGACAAGGTATTCCCGTGGGAAAAGTACAATCCCGTCACGAAGGAGGAAGTGGACGCGTTTTTCAATTCCCCTGAAATCCTGGTGATCAAGGAACGCATGTGCGACATGGGCCGCCGCCTGTGGAACCGCGAATATGTGGACGGAAACGGCGGCAACATCTCCGTGCGTGTGGCGCAGAACCTCGTGCTGTGTTCCCCCACTCTGTGCTCCAAGGGATTCATGAAGGTGGAGGACATCTGCCTGGTTGACATGGAAGGACGCCAAAAAGCGGGCATCCGCCCCTCTACCAGCGAGGTGAAGACGCACATTGCCATGATGAAATCCGTGGGTGTCAACTCCTGCATCCACGCCCATCCACCGCACTGCAACGCCTTCCTGTTCGCCGGCCAGGTTCCCCCCTCCGGCATCAATCCGGAAGCGGACATTTTCCTGGGGCATATCCCGCTGGCCCCTTACGGAACGCCCGGCTCCCCGGAAACGGCCCAGGCCGTTGCGGAGGTATCCAAACAATCCACCGTCGTATTCATGGAAAACCACGGCGTCATCGCCGGAGGGCGCCACGTGGAGGAAGCGGAATGGTTCATGGAAAACGCGGATGCCTACTGCCGCATGGTCCTGCTGGCCGGACTGCACAAGGCCCCCCTGAACCAGGTGGGACCGGAAGGCGTGGCGGACTTCCTCGCCATCCGCAAGGCAATCGGGTATGCCGTTCCGGAAGGACAGCCCCTGTACAATACGGAAACCTATGCTGGTTACAAGCTGGGCAAATCCGGCAAATAA
- the fucK gene encoding L-fuculokinase translates to MYSLCLDCGATNVRAMVVDEKGVIVGKASQPNATLPGQENPDFHVWNADRIFNQLSECAVQALQGLPAEQVKAVTITTFGVDGALTDAEGNLLYPVISWKCPRTADVMKHIGKYISQEELNRISGVGAFAFNTIYKLIWIKENRPDLLEKAHAWLFISNILACKLTGIMATDRTMAGTSQLTDMETGDFSTFILDHLGLSRDLFPPIVDAGETIGLVTPEAAADMGIPALAGVPVISAGHDTQFAIFGSGADRNQPVLSSGTWEILMVRSTQARLTPEDYADGATAEFDAEPGLLNPGLQWLGSGIIEWVKSTCFLGETYDVMDAEAELIPPGCDGVTMVPDFLASGDSKGSINGLVLGRTRAHIYRAAMEALSWRLKSRLARLESVGGFKSGFLILVGGGARNNIWTQMRADILQIPVKVSEVSESTVLGASMFAFAGAGVYSTPEQARDAFGITYRTFLPGPQKAAYEKLNH, encoded by the coding sequence ATGTACTCCCTCTGTTTGGACTGCGGCGCGACGAATGTGCGCGCGATGGTTGTGGACGAAAAAGGCGTTATTGTGGGGAAGGCCTCACAACCCAACGCCACGCTGCCGGGCCAGGAAAACCCGGATTTCCATGTATGGAACGCCGACCGGATTTTCAACCAGCTTTCCGAATGCGCCGTCCAGGCGCTCCAGGGCCTGCCTGCCGAGCAGGTGAAGGCGGTGACAATCACCACCTTCGGCGTGGACGGCGCGCTGACGGATGCGGAAGGCAACCTTCTTTATCCCGTCATTTCCTGGAAATGCCCCCGCACGGCGGACGTCATGAAGCACATCGGCAAATATATTTCCCAGGAAGAGCTCAACCGGATTTCCGGTGTGGGAGCCTTTGCCTTCAATACCATTTACAAGCTCATCTGGATCAAGGAAAACCGTCCGGACCTGCTGGAAAAGGCCCATGCGTGGCTCTTCATCTCCAACATTCTGGCCTGCAAACTCACCGGCATCATGGCGACGGACCGCACGATGGCCGGCACGTCCCAGCTTACGGATATGGAAACGGGTGATTTTTCCACGTTTATCCTGGACCACCTCGGCCTGAGCCGCGATCTTTTCCCGCCCATAGTTGATGCGGGGGAAACCATCGGCCTTGTCACACCGGAAGCAGCTGCGGACATGGGAATTCCTGCCTTGGCGGGCGTTCCCGTCATCTCCGCGGGACATGATACCCAGTTCGCCATCTTCGGTTCCGGAGCGGACAGGAACCAGCCGGTCCTTTCCTCCGGAACCTGGGAAATCCTGATGGTGCGCTCCACCCAGGCGCGCCTGACTCCGGAAGATTATGCGGATGGAGCTACGGCGGAGTTCGACGCGGAGCCCGGACTGCTCAACCCCGGCCTGCAATGGCTCGGCTCCGGCATCATTGAATGGGTGAAATCCACCTGCTTCCTGGGAGAGACATATGACGTCATGGATGCGGAGGCGGAATTGATCCCGCCCGGCTGCGACGGAGTCACCATGGTGCCGGACTTCCTGGCCTCCGGAGACAGCAAGGGCTCCATCAACGGCCTGGTACTGGGCAGGACGCGCGCCCACATCTACCGCGCTGCCATGGAAGCCCTCTCCTGGCGCCTGAAATCCCGCCTGGCCCGCCTGGAATCCGTGGGCGGCTTCAAGAGCGGCTTCCTCATCCTGGTAGGAGGTGGAGCCAGAAACAACATCTGGACGCAGATGCGCGCAGACATTCTCCAAATTCCGGTGAAAGTCTCGGAAGTTTCGGAAAGCACCGTTCTGGGCGCATCCATGTTTGCCTTTGCCGGAGCCGGAGTGTACTCTACGCCCGAGCAGGCCAGGGACGCCTTCGGCATCACGTACCGGACATTCCTGCCCGGACCCCAGAAGGCAGCCTACGAAAAGCTCAACCATTAA
- a CDS encoding four helix bundle protein: protein MNESAAHEKSFAFSIRIVSLCRHLRKQRCEQALIQQILRSGTSIGANLAEASYAVSKKDFFSKVHISLKECSETWYWLRLLHATSCLTDQQFESLKQDCLELMRLLAATTKTLAGQNL from the coding sequence ATGAACGAAAGTGCCGCTCATGAAAAAAGTTTTGCCTTTTCCATTCGTATCGTTTCCTTATGCCGCCATCTTCGCAAGCAACGGTGCGAACAGGCACTGATCCAGCAAATTCTACGCTCCGGAACAAGCATCGGGGCCAATCTTGCGGAAGCCTCCTATGCCGTCAGCAAAAAAGACTTCTTCTCCAAAGTACACATTTCACTAAAAGAATGTTCGGAGACTTGGTATTGGCTCCGCCTTCTGCATGCAACTTCCTGCCTGACGGACCAGCAATTTGAAAGTTTAAAACAGGATTGCCTGGAATTAATGCGGCTATTGGCCGCTACGACAAAAACGCTTGCCGGGCAAAATCTCTGA
- a CDS encoding L-fucose isomerase, translated as MKTILPTIGIRPTIDGRRLGVRESLEDQTMNMAKAAAALIEANVRHASGDPVKCVIADTCIGGPAEAAACADKFKANNVGVSLAVTPCWCYGSETFDMDPFTPKAIWGFNGTERPGAVYLAAALAGLNQKGFPAFSIYGKDVQDAGDTSIPDDVAEKILRFARAGLAVATLRGKGYLSIGGCSMGIAGSIVDQSFWENYLGIRVQAVDMTEVRRRMDQKIYDQEEFDIAMKWADSVFKFAEDKNRPDLKLDENGRRKTFKESVLMAMIFRDMMQGNPKLKKIDREEESLGYQAIAGGFQGQRHWTDFYPNGDIAETLLNSTFDWNGPRAPMPFATENDSLNGACLLFGYLLTGQANVFADVRTYWSPEAVKRVTGYKLEGKAKDGIIHLINSGSAALDGCMACTDKDGNPVMKKHWDVTQEDADKMMSQATWCPANREYFRGGGYSVHYVTKGGAPVTMMRLNIVKGLGPVLIVAEGWSVDLPDKVHKTLDERTDPGWPTTWFAPRLTGKGAFTDVYSVMANMGANHGAFTYGHIGADILTLASMLRIPVYAHNIPDDQIYRPSAWGLHGTADPEGADFRACANYGPLYGKY; from the coding sequence ATGAAAACAATACTCCCCACCATAGGAATCCGTCCCACGATCGACGGGCGCCGCCTCGGCGTCCGCGAATCTCTGGAAGACCAGACCATGAACATGGCCAAGGCCGCCGCCGCCCTTATTGAAGCCAATGTCCGCCACGCCTCCGGCGATCCCGTCAAATGCGTGATCGCAGACACCTGCATCGGCGGCCCCGCGGAAGCCGCCGCCTGTGCGGACAAGTTCAAGGCCAACAACGTAGGGGTCTCCCTGGCTGTAACGCCCTGCTGGTGCTACGGCAGTGAAACTTTCGACATGGACCCCTTCACGCCCAAGGCCATCTGGGGCTTCAACGGAACGGAGCGACCCGGCGCCGTTTACCTGGCCGCCGCCCTGGCGGGCCTGAACCAAAAGGGGTTCCCCGCCTTTTCCATTTACGGCAAGGACGTGCAGGATGCGGGAGACACCTCCATTCCGGATGACGTGGCGGAAAAGATACTCCGCTTCGCCCGTGCCGGTCTGGCTGTGGCGACACTCCGCGGCAAGGGCTATCTTTCCATCGGCGGTTGTTCCATGGGCATCGCCGGCTCCATCGTGGACCAGTCCTTCTGGGAAAATTACCTGGGCATCCGCGTACAGGCCGTGGACATGACGGAAGTGCGCCGCCGCATGGACCAGAAGATTTACGACCAAGAGGAATTCGACATCGCCATGAAATGGGCGGACTCCGTCTTCAAGTTTGCGGAAGACAAGAACCGCCCGGACCTGAAGCTGGATGAGAACGGCCGCCGCAAAACCTTCAAGGAAAGCGTGCTGATGGCCATGATCTTCCGCGACATGATGCAGGGCAACCCCAAACTCAAAAAGATTGACCGGGAAGAAGAATCCCTGGGTTACCAGGCCATTGCCGGCGGCTTCCAGGGCCAGCGCCACTGGACGGACTTTTACCCGAACGGGGACATCGCGGAAACCCTGCTCAACTCCACCTTTGACTGGAACGGCCCGCGCGCGCCGATGCCCTTCGCCACGGAAAACGACTCCCTGAACGGAGCGTGCCTCCTGTTCGGCTACCTGCTCACCGGCCAAGCGAACGTCTTTGCGGACGTGCGCACCTACTGGAGCCCGGAAGCCGTAAAGCGCGTCACTGGCTATAAGCTGGAAGGCAAAGCCAAGGACGGCATCATCCACCTCATCAACTCCGGCTCCGCCGCGCTGGACGGCTGCATGGCCTGCACGGACAAGGACGGCAACCCCGTCATGAAGAAGCACTGGGACGTCACCCAGGAGGATGCGGACAAGATGATGAGCCAGGCCACCTGGTGCCCGGCCAACCGGGAATACTTCCGCGGCGGCGGCTACTCCGTCCACTACGTCACCAAGGGCGGCGCGCCCGTCACCATGATGCGCCTGAACATCGTCAAGGGCCTGGGCCCCGTCCTCATTGTGGCGGAAGGCTGGTCCGTGGACCTGCCCGACAAGGTGCACAAGACGCTGGACGAACGGACCGATCCAGGCTGGCCCACCACCTGGTTCGCCCCACGCCTTACCGGCAAGGGCGCCTTCACGGACGTGTACAGTGTCATGGCCAATATGGGCGCCAACCACGGAGCTTTCACGTACGGCCACATCGGCGCGGATATCCTGACGCTGGCCTCCATGCTGCGCATCCCCGTATACGCCCACAACATCCCGGACGACCAAATCTACCGTCCCTCCGCCTGGGGCCTCCACGGCACCGCGGACCCGGAAGGCGCCGACTTCCGCGCCTGCGCCAACTACGGCCCGCTGTACGGCAAATATTAG
- a CDS encoding sialidase family protein: MRLPLNNLTVLSLLCALGMSMTAALGTESFEQAKRGTFTSLQTKYGPLSCADGVAEIGGTGKSGNSSLRMFGGKDAELKLDLKDIPSTEVRLSAWAERWTGQAPFEFSITAVGPQGEKEIYDGKNIRTGGFKTKIETRVPAGTRSLVFKLTAPENKGLKLDDLFIVPSIPMKVDPRVEMSAPVAPVMKRIPDNPVLSVNVKTEGCLNPVSLNAVNLDFSGTDRLADIESVTVLRGGEKPEIPEGAATFPGDPAQVLGTVRVSGGMKPRISVRGRLELEPGDNHMWVCVTMKDGASLDGKVVVRPASVVAGNKLMKVADAIPVAQRIGVAVVRPGDFNSKFYRIPGLVRTKKGTLLAVYDIRYNHSGDLPANIDVGVSRSTDGGRTWSDVKIAVDDSKIDPARKDAKGVGDPSILLDEKNGRVWVAAIWSYRHSIWGSKSGGNSPETCGQLVLASSDDDGLTWSKPVNITEQTKDKGWRILFNGPGNGICMKDGTLVFAAQYWDGKGVPWSTIVYSQDQGKTWHCGTGVSQQTTEAQVIELKDGSVMINARCNWGGSRVVGVTKDLGKTWEKHPTSRTAQLREPVCQGSILAVDAVPGAGRLVLFSNPNTTSGRSHMTLKASADDASSWPEDKWLLYDERGCWGYSCLAPVDKNHIGVLYEGRGALNFLKIPYKEALNPPAGR; this comes from the coding sequence ATGCGTTTACCTTTGAACAACTTGACAGTACTCTCCCTGCTGTGCGCGCTGGGAATGTCCATGACTGCTGCCCTGGGTACGGAAAGCTTTGAACAAGCCAAACGTGGCACGTTCACCAGCCTGCAGACCAAATACGGTCCCCTGTCCTGTGCGGATGGAGTGGCGGAAATCGGGGGAACCGGAAAATCCGGAAATTCTTCATTACGGATGTTCGGCGGGAAAGATGCCGAACTCAAACTGGACTTGAAGGACATACCCTCCACGGAAGTGCGGCTTTCCGCCTGGGCGGAACGCTGGACGGGGCAGGCCCCTTTTGAATTTTCCATCACGGCGGTTGGCCCCCAGGGAGAAAAGGAAATCTATGACGGCAAAAATATCAGGACGGGCGGGTTTAAGACAAAGATTGAAACGCGCGTTCCTGCAGGCACCCGTTCCCTGGTTTTCAAGCTGACGGCTCCGGAAAACAAAGGATTGAAGCTGGACGACCTGTTCATTGTCCCTTCCATTCCCATGAAAGTGGACCCTCGCGTGGAAATGTCCGCCCCGGTGGCTCCCGTGATGAAGCGCATCCCGGACAATCCCGTTCTTTCCGTGAACGTGAAAACGGAAGGATGCCTGAATCCCGTTTCCCTGAATGCCGTTAATCTGGATTTCTCCGGCACGGACAGGCTGGCGGACATTGAATCCGTGACGGTGCTGCGCGGCGGGGAAAAACCGGAAATCCCTGAGGGAGCGGCTACATTCCCTGGAGACCCGGCCCAGGTTCTGGGTACGGTCCGTGTTTCCGGCGGCATGAAGCCCCGGATTTCCGTCAGGGGCCGCTTGGAACTGGAACCCGGCGACAACCACATGTGGGTGTGTGTCACGATGAAGGACGGAGCCTCCCTGGACGGCAAGGTGGTTGTGCGCCCTGCCAGCGTCGTGGCTGGCAACAAACTGATGAAAGTGGCGGATGCCATCCCTGTGGCGCAGCGAATTGGCGTGGCTGTGGTGAGGCCCGGGGATTTTAACTCCAAATTCTACCGCATTCCCGGCTTGGTACGGACGAAAAAAGGGACCCTCCTGGCGGTTTACGATATCCGCTATAACCATTCCGGCGACCTTCCGGCCAATATCGACGTAGGCGTGAGCCGTTCCACGGATGGGGGGCGCACCTGGTCCGATGTGAAAATTGCCGTGGACGATTCCAAAATAGACCCAGCCAGGAAAGACGCCAAGGGCGTGGGAGACCCCTCCATTCTGCTGGATGAAAAAAACGGCCGCGTGTGGGTGGCCGCCATCTGGAGCTACAGGCATTCCATCTGGGGCAGCAAGTCAGGGGGCAATTCCCCGGAAACCTGCGGCCAGCTGGTACTCGCCAGCAGCGACGACGACGGCCTCACCTGGTCCAAGCCCGTCAACATTACGGAACAGACCAAAGACAAAGGATGGCGGATTCTGTTCAACGGACCCGGAAACGGCATCTGCATGAAGGACGGCACCCTCGTTTTTGCCGCCCAGTACTGGGATGGCAAGGGAGTGCCGTGGTCCACGATCGTTTATTCCCAAGACCAGGGCAAGACCTGGCACTGCGGTACGGGTGTCAGTCAGCAGACCACGGAAGCGCAGGTTATTGAACTGAAAGATGGCTCCGTCATGATCAATGCCCGCTGCAACTGGGGCGGTTCCCGCGTGGTGGGAGTGACGAAGGATCTGGGCAAGACTTGGGAAAAACATCCCACCAGCCGTACTGCCCAGCTCAGGGAGCCCGTCTGCCAGGGCAGCATCCTTGCCGTGGACGCCGTGCCCGGAGCGGGCAGACTGGTTCTGTTTTCCAATCCGAATACGACATCGGGCCGTTCCCATATGACGCTCAAGGCCTCTGCGGATGACGCTTCCTCCTGGCCGGAAGACAAATGGCTCCTGTACGACGAGCGCGGTTGCTGGGGGTACTCCTGCCTGGCGCCTGTGGATAAAAACCACATCGGCGTCCTGTATGAGGGCAGGGGCGCTTTAAACTTCCTGAAGATTCCTTACAAGGAAGCCCTCAATCCTCCGGCCGGGCGCTGA
- a CDS encoding sigma-70 family RNA polymerase sigma factor, with product MDEARDMPSAVPDEDALLMLRVRDGDASAMEMLIRKHQHSVYATVARMLNNGPEVEDIAQQVFIRVWRGAKNYEPSARFTTWMFTILRNLVFNEVRRQKRKPTTSADAIEEEGGAILFLEGSQSPDAALQQTELQQAVDDAIAALPEKARLAVQLRRFENMPYEEIAKTLEMTVPATKSLLFRARNMLKEALASFLS from the coding sequence ATGGACGAAGCACGAGACATGCCATCCGCCGTACCGGACGAAGACGCCCTGCTGATGCTGAGGGTCAGGGACGGGGACGCCTCCGCCATGGAAATGCTGATCCGCAAACACCAGCATTCCGTGTACGCCACGGTGGCCCGCATGCTGAACAACGGTCCGGAAGTGGAAGACATTGCCCAGCAGGTATTCATCCGCGTATGGCGCGGAGCGAAGAATTACGAACCTTCCGCCCGTTTCACCACCTGGATGTTCACGATTCTCCGTAATCTGGTATTCAATGAAGTCCGCCGCCAGAAGCGCAAGCCCACCACATCTGCGGATGCCATTGAGGAGGAAGGAGGTGCTATTCTGTTTCTGGAAGGCTCCCAATCCCCGGACGCCGCGCTACAACAAACGGAGCTTCAGCAAGCCGTGGATGACGCCATTGCAGCCCTGCCGGAAAAGGCGCGCCTGGCCGTCCAGCTCCGCCGCTTTGAGAACATGCCTTACGAGGAGATAGCCAAAACGCTGGAAATGACCGTTCCGGCTACTAAAAGCCTTCTGTTCCGCGCCCGGAACATGCTGAAGGAGGCTCTGGCTTCCTTCCTGTCCTGA
- the thiC gene encoding phosphomethylpyrimidine synthase ThiC: MNDTAKLSYPGSRRIYIPGRLHRDVQVPMREVILSDTLLPDGTVHSNDPVHIYDCSGPWGDEAYAGSAEQGLPALRAAWIRSRGDVKEVITENGPCLQAAGEGPVTQRHYARRGMITPEMEFVAIRENLGREQVFKAVYDRYPNEKSRPDEAGEILDALTVMPRPSGLEAAEGFGPSSMVARDRLDHQHAPERRSGCRMPAYFTAEFVRDEIAAGRALIPANINHPECEPMAIGRNFLVKINANIGNSALGSSIEEEVEKLRWAIHWGADTVMDLSTGKNIHATREWILRNSPVPIGTVPIYQALEKVGGNVADLSWEIFRDTLIEQARQGVDYVTVHAALLLRFVNHTARRMTGIVSRGGSIMAQWSMSHEQENFLYTHWDEICSILASYDIAVSIGDGLRPGSVADANDFAQLAELEIQGDLTMRAWRAGVQVMNEGPGHVPMHLIAENMNKQLEWCMEAPFYTLGPLVTDIAPGYDHITGAIGGAIIGQRGCAMLCYVTRKEHLGLPDREDVREGVVTYKLAAHAADLAKGHPSAQWRDNALAQARFEFRWEDQFNLSLDPQKARSYHDLMLPHANAKKAHFCSMCGPDFCAMRLSQDIRRRSTGK; this comes from the coding sequence ATGAACGATACCGCCAAATTGTCTTATCCCGGGTCCCGCCGCATTTATATTCCGGGCCGCCTTCATCGGGACGTACAGGTTCCCATGAGGGAAGTCATCCTGAGCGATACCCTGCTGCCGGACGGCACCGTCCATTCCAATGATCCCGTACACATTTACGACTGTTCCGGCCCGTGGGGGGACGAAGCCTATGCAGGCTCTGCGGAGCAGGGGCTGCCGGCCCTGCGAGCCGCATGGATACGCTCCCGCGGCGATGTAAAGGAAGTGATTACGGAGAATGGCCCCTGCCTCCAGGCTGCCGGGGAAGGCCCCGTGACCCAGCGGCACTATGCCCGGCGCGGAATGATTACGCCGGAAATGGAGTTTGTAGCCATCCGTGAAAATCTGGGCCGCGAACAAGTATTCAAGGCTGTTTACGACCGTTACCCGAATGAAAAGAGCCGTCCGGACGAGGCCGGAGAAATCCTGGACGCACTGACGGTGATGCCGCGCCCGTCCGGGCTGGAAGCCGCAGAAGGATTCGGGCCGTCAAGCATGGTGGCGCGCGACCGTCTGGACCATCAGCACGCGCCGGAGCGCAGGAGCGGTTGCCGCATGCCCGCGTATTTCACGGCCGAATTCGTCAGGGATGAAATCGCCGCAGGCCGCGCCCTCATTCCCGCCAACATCAACCACCCGGAATGCGAGCCCATGGCCATAGGCCGTAATTTCCTGGTGAAAATCAACGCCAACATCGGCAATTCCGCCCTGGGGTCCAGCATTGAGGAGGAGGTGGAAAAACTGCGCTGGGCCATCCACTGGGGGGCGGACACCGTGATGGACCTTTCCACCGGAAAGAACATTCACGCCACCCGTGAATGGATTCTGAGGAACTCCCCCGTGCCCATCGGGACCGTGCCCATCTACCAGGCGCTGGAAAAGGTGGGCGGCAACGTGGCGGACCTGAGCTGGGAAATTTTCCGGGACACTCTCATTGAACAGGCCCGCCAGGGTGTGGACTACGTGACCGTGCATGCCGCCCTGCTGCTCAGGTTTGTGAACCATACGGCCCGGCGCATGACGGGTATCGTCTCCCGCGGCGGTTCCATCATGGCCCAGTGGAGCATGAGCCATGAGCAGGAAAACTTTCTTTACACCCATTGGGATGAAATTTGCTCCATTCTGGCGTCGTACGACATCGCCGTCTCCATCGGCGACGGGCTGCGCCCCGGTTCCGTGGCGGACGCCAACGACTTTGCCCAGCTTGCGGAATTGGAAATCCAGGGAGACCTGACCATGCGCGCCTGGCGTGCCGGCGTTCAGGTGATGAACGAGGGCCCGGGCCACGTGCCCATGCACCTCATTGCGGAAAACATGAACAAGCAGCTTGAATGGTGCATGGAAGCTCCCTTCTACACGCTTGGACCGCTGGTGACGGACATTGCTCCGGGCTACGACCACATTACCGGGGCCATCGGCGGGGCGATCATCGGGCAGCGCGGCTGCGCCATGCTTTGCTACGTCACCCGCAAGGAACACCTGGGCCTGCCGGACAGGGAGGACGTGCGGGAAGGTGTGGTCACCTACAAGCTGGCGGCCCATGCGGCTGATCTGGCAAAGGGCCACCCCTCCGCCCAATGGCGGGACAACGCCCTGGCCCAGGCCAGGTTTGAATTCCGGTGGGAGGATCAGTTCAACCTGTCCCTGGACCCGCAGAAGGCCCGTTCCTACCATGATCTGATGCTCCCCCATGCCAATGCCAAGAAAGCCCATTTCTGCTCCATGTGCGGCCCGGATTTCTGCGCCATGCGCCTGAGCCAGGACATCCGCCGCCGTTCCACGGGAAAATAA